A single genomic interval of Syngnathoides biaculeatus isolate LvHL_M chromosome 1, ASM1980259v1, whole genome shotgun sequence harbors:
- the abrab gene encoding LOW QUALITY PROTEIN: actin binding Rho activating protein b (The sequence of the model RefSeq protein was modified relative to this genomic sequence to represent the inferred CDS: substituted 1 base at 1 genomic stop codon) has protein sequence MSKQQLGQAALWKASGNKNIKKLRAVRTVCGLAKSWQKWISDNERRQATEPSGWCPSSQDDLSEEPQKTWVPQKSNSSQKTEDALHDMVAPKRVSDLPNGPRDRSQLEDTNNSKVPIIASSIKVQQEMKTVTGGPHDRRVGIKLLTKRIEKRELGEDADRLLETKSTPIPPRKWPNMPSTLTQTGKQMENEQKTANEGSLEDLQMLGSDPREPCQHSRLKRETLNIDDEASLSSLTKSCDGEPSVKIKRPQNLTSGKEAVEANRIKVLSKKCCSVGILKTRWQNWASEHTDNQKLNPFSEYFDXEYSMSFRLQKGQDGYGRPKEGTKTAERAKRAEKHIHGEISDLCYVIRTMAGPDQDGKTRVTFGELFDRYVRISDKVVGILMRARKHGKVHFEGEMLWQGRDDGVIITLLV, from the exons ATGTCGAAGCAGCAATTGGGCCAAGCCGCTCTATGGAAAGCGTCCGGCAACAAAAACATCAAGAAGCTTCGAGCCGTCAGGACCGTTTGTGGCCTGGCAAAAAGCTGGCAGAAGTGGATATCAGACAATGAAAGGAGGCAGGCTACAGAGCCTAGTGGATGGTGTCCTTCAAGTCAGGATGACTTATCAGAAGAACCGCAAAAGACTTGGGTCCCTCAGAAATCCAACTCCAGCCAGAAGACAGAAGATGCTCTGCATGACATGGTTGCTCCTAAAAGGGTATCTGACCTACCAAATGGGCCTCGGGATAGATCCCAGCTTGAAGATACAAACAACTCAAAGGTACCAATCATTGCCTCCTCAATCAAGGTGCAGCAAGAGATGAAGACTGTTACTGGCGGACCGCATGATAGACGTGTTGGAATTAAGTTATTGACAAAGAGGATTGAGAAAAGAGAATTGGGTGAGGACGCTGACAGATTGCTAGAGACAAAATCCACTCCTATTCCCCCGAGAAAGTGGCCCAACATGCCCTCAACCTTGACCCAAACTGGGAAGCAGATGGAGAATGAGCAGAAGACTGCAAATGAAGGCAGTTTGGAAGATTTACAGATGCTTGGTTCTGATCCAAGGGAGCCGTGTCAACATTCACGATTGAAAAGGGAGACACTAAACATTGATGATGAAGCATCTCTAAGTAGTTTGACAAAAAGCTGTGATGGAGAGCCATCAGTCAAAATCAAAAGGCCACAAAACCTAAC GTCTGGAAAGGAAGCAGTGGAAGCCAATAGGATCAAAGTTCTCTCCAAGAAATGCTGTTCGGTTGGCATTCTCAAGACCCGCTGGCAAAACTGGGCCTCGGAACACACCGATAACCAGAAGTTGAACCCATTCAGTGAATACTTTGACTAAGAATACTCCATGTCCTTCCGCCTCCAAAAAGGTCAAGATGGATACGGACGCCCCAAGGAGGGTACGAAAACAGCAGAGAGAGCCAAACGAGCCGAGAAACACATCCACGGAGAGATATCCGATCTGTGTTACGTAATCAGGACAATGGCTGGTCCGGATCAAGACGGAAAGACAAGAGTTACATTTGGAGAACTGTTTGACAGATACGTTCGTATCTCTGATAAGGTGGTGGGGATTCTGATGAGAGCCCGAAAACATGGGAAAGTCCACTTTGAAGGGGAAATGCTTTGGCAAGGACGGGATGATGGCGTGATCATCACTCTGCTGGTGTGA
- the LOC133503495 gene encoding zymogen granule membrane protein 16-like: MNTIPIVTLLMLFTFPDVSLQAELYSFSTPVGPGGGDSFTLSGDGPITAIRVWERYSNYFTGIQFRYGPIWSPVVGKEEGTAKEILLYKDETIIQVSGKYTNVLQSIVFVTSKGRTLHAGQPRGTTFNMYADSKETQLRLLSGQYRNGFTFFGSHWGVPHYYL, translated from the exons atgaATACTATTCCAATTGTCACTCTTCTCATGCTTTTCACATTTCCTGATG tttCACTCCAGGCTGAGTTGTATTCATTTAGTACACCCGTGGGCCCGGGCGGAGGTGACTCATTCACCCTCTCTGGAGACGGTCCCATCACAGCTATCCGGGTATGGGAGAGATACAGCAATTACTTCACTGG AATTCAATTCCGATACGGTCCAATCTGGTCTCCAGTAGTTGGCAAGGAAGAAGGCACGGCCAAGGAGATTCTGTTGTACAAGGATGAAACCATCATTCAGGTTTCTGGAAAGTACACGAACGTCTTGCAGTCAATCGTGTTCGTCACTAGTAAGGGGCGAACTCTGCACGCGGGTCAACCCCGCGGCACGACCTTCAACATGTACGCCGACAGCAAAGAAACTCAGCTCCGTCTACTCAGCGGCCAGTACAGAAACGGCTTCACTTTCTTCGGATCACATTGGGGCGTACCTCACTATTATCTCTAA
- the LOC133503488 gene encoding zymogen granule membrane protein 16-like yields MGFKALVLLPLLAVTAFGDYQNEYQSYSFSSQVGSGQGRSYAITGNGRITGVRVWEANNNYIYGLQIRYGYTWTNVTGYTYGQQQEMILFEDEAIVQLSGKYAHYIQSLVFTTNLGRSLFAGQPQGHTFNMYPTNEKAELRFLSGRVHGAITAIGAHWAVVSDSHETTRKLL; encoded by the exons ATGGGTTTTAAGGCCTTAGTTCTTCTGCCACTCCTTGCAGTCACAGCATTCGGTGATT accAAAATGAATACCAGTCTTATTCATTTTCATCACAAGTGGGCTCAGGGCAGGGGCGCTCATACGCAATCACCGGCAATGGAAGGATCACCGGAGTCCGAGTGTGGGAGGCCAACAATAACTACATCTATGG CCTCCAAATTCGCTATGGCTACACATGGACCAACGTTACGGGCTACACTTACGGCCAACAACAGGAGATGATTTTGTTTGAGGACGAGGCCATCGTGCAGCTCTCCGGAAAGTATGCCCACTACATACAAAGTCTGGTTTTCACCACCAACCTGGGCCGTTCCCTGTTTGCGGGCCAACCTCAGGGCCACACATTCAACATGTATCCGACCAATGAGAAGGCTGAACTGCGGTTCCTCAGCGGCCGGGTCCACGGAGCCATCACCGCCATTGGGGCCCACTGGGCTGTTGTCTCTGATTCTCACGAAACAACTCGTAAACTCTTGTAA